In one window of Pseudodesulfovibrio sediminis DNA:
- a CDS encoding tetratricopeptide repeat protein has translation MKGIIYIYKDDFRRALKEFTEAINNDPENAQAYANRAFTYIALRKISEAKADAKKARELDPNVKVPNFDELIDRRYHDTVA, from the coding sequence CTGAAAGGAATCATTTATATTTATAAAGATGATTTCAGAAGAGCCCTGAAAGAATTCACCGAAGCCATCAACAATGACCCAGAAAATGCACAGGCATACGCTAACCGGGCCTTCACATACATAGCCCTCAGAAAAATATCCGAAGCCAAGGCTGATGCAAAAAAGGCCCGGGAACTGGACCCGAATGTGAAAGTACCGAACTTCGATGAACTCATCGATCGGCGATACCATGATACTGTGGCGTAG
- a CDS encoding ATP synthase F0 subunit C gives MKIAKILFTTLAMVLVASVAFASEAGGDVMSAKAYATALGMGIAAGLCGIGQGMGVKGAAEGIARNPEAGGQISTTLILGLAFIESLAIYALVVNLILLFVM, from the coding sequence ATGAAAATCGCTAAGATTCTGTTCACTACCCTGGCTATGGTTCTGGTTGCTTCCGTTGCTTTCGCTTCCGAAGCTGGCGGCGACGTCATGTCCGCTAAAGCTTACGCAACCGCACTGGGCATGGGCATCGCTGCCGGTCTCTGCGGCATCGGTCAGGGCATGGGCGTCAAGGGTGCTGCTGAAGGTATCGCTCGCAACCCCGAAGCTGGTGGCCAGATTTCCACCACTCTGATTCTCGGCCTGGCATTCATCGAGTCTCTCGCTATTTACGCCCTGGTCGTCAACCTGATCCTGCTCTTCGTAATGTAA
- a CDS encoding REP-associated tyrosine transposase, whose product MARPLRIEYPDAFYHVIARGNARLPIFEDDSDRECFLALLGTVSDRFNFVFHSFVLMGNHYHLLLETPDANLSAGMRHINGVYTQSFNRRHGRSGHVFQGRYKAILVDAEEYLVQLSRYVVLNPVRAGMVEKAEEYPWSNYGYMAGLAAPPEWLLVSTVLSCFGENRQQAHTEYQRFVNAPHECDDFREKLSGGVFLGSQCFKESISAKLNKSRKIKEISSSARFASRPPLEKLVPRNGFANREERN is encoded by the coding sequence ATGGCAAGACCACTACGCATAGAATATCCTGATGCATTTTATCATGTGATAGCGCGCGGAAATGCGCGATTACCGATTTTTGAAGACGATTCGGACCGAGAGTGCTTCCTTGCTCTTTTAGGAACCGTATCTGATAGATTTAATTTTGTTTTCCATTCGTTTGTTTTGATGGGCAATCATTATCATTTGCTTCTTGAGACCCCGGATGCAAATCTCTCCGCAGGAATGCGGCATATCAACGGCGTGTATACACAGTCCTTCAATCGCCGCCATGGCCGTTCAGGGCATGTGTTTCAAGGACGATATAAGGCAATACTTGTAGATGCCGAAGAGTACCTCGTTCAGTTGAGTCGCTATGTCGTTCTGAACCCTGTCCGCGCAGGCATGGTCGAGAAAGCTGAAGAATACCCATGGAGTAATTATGGGTATATGGCCGGACTTGCCGCCCCTCCCGAATGGTTGTTGGTTTCCACCGTACTTTCGTGTTTCGGGGAAAATCGACAACAGGCACATACAGAGTATCAACGATTTGTAAATGCCCCGCATGAGTGTGATGATTTCAGGGAGAAGCTATCAGGAGGGGTTTTTCTGGGTTCCCAGTGCTTCAAAGAGTCCATTTCGGCAAAGTTGAATAAAAGCCGAAAGATAAAAGAAATCTCATCATCAGCTCGTTTCGCAAGCCGTCCGCCATTAGAAAAACTGGTGCCTCGAAATGGGTTTGCTAATAGAGAAGAGCGTAATTGA
- a CDS encoding tRNA (adenosine(37)-N6)-threonylcarbamoyltransferase complex ATPase subunit type 1 TsaE has protein sequence MVSHADEAFSKLQKKLINEYPDLQDALAHFDFDSLKSSDELETLVAKRMDEINVPASGAGKTNLPELPGWEGSLSARR, from the coding sequence ATGGTCAGTCACGCTGACGAGGCATTTAGCAAGCTCCAAAAAAAGCTTATTAATGAATACCCGGACCTCCAAGATGCACTGGCGCATTTTGACTTCGACAGCCTCAAGAGTAGCGACGAACTGGAAACGCTCGTTGCCAAGAGGATGGATGAAATCAATGTCCCAGCCAGCGGTGCGGGTAAGACGAATCTACCAGAACTGCCAGGATGGGAAGGTTCGCTCTCTGCCCGTAGATAG
- a CDS encoding tetratricopeptide repeat protein gives MKDYTGAIEDYTSAIHIDPKYYRAYYNRGFAKWKLNDFDGAIDDFDKAISLDPKGANSFFGRGLAKILFGQLNDAEQDLNKAIELNPNFSTAYSCRGHLKMGIGDIDGAIQDFTTAIRLGDTGSDSFIFRGFAKLNKHNQKGALQDLTTALEVKQKSIEGCLNTALTKAADGDQGGAIRDFKNIRWQGIGPLYE, from the coding sequence ATGAAAGACTATACCGGGGCCATTGAGGACTATACATCTGCAATACATATCGATCCAAAATACTACAGAGCCTATTACAACAGAGGTTTCGCAAAATGGAAACTGAACGATTTTGACGGGGCAATTGACGACTTTGACAAAGCGATTTCCCTCGATCCCAAAGGTGCCAACAGTTTCTTTGGAAGAGGATTAGCTAAAATACTTTTCGGTCAATTGAACGATGCAGAACAGGATTTAAACAAGGCCATAGAATTGAATCCGAATTTCTCAACCGCATACAGTTGCAGAGGCCACTTAAAAATGGGTATTGGCGACATTGATGGAGCAATACAGGACTTTACCACCGCTATCAGACTCGGAGATACAGGTTCCGATAGCTTTATATTTCGCGGCTTTGCCAAACTGAATAAACACAATCAGAAGGGAGCACTTCAAGACTTGACGACCGCTCTTGAAGTAAAACAAAAATCAATTGAGGGTTGCTTGAATACGGCATTGACCAAAGCAGCCGATGGCGACCAGGGTGGAGCCATTCGTGATTTCAAAAATATACGTTGGCAGGGGATTGGTCCACTTTACGAATGA
- a CDS encoding tetratricopeptide repeat protein, with translation MASRIHENIGNELHLYKDYDGAITAFGKAISHTPKRARLYFQRGKSFRGKSAYAQAIQDFTKAISLQQRYPYAYLFRGFAKDDQGNVKGAIKDYTTAIKLDPEFAWAYNSRRLAKCRSMSMPQQ, from the coding sequence ATGGCATCGCGAATACATGAGAACATTGGCAATGAACTCCATTTGTATAAAGACTATGATGGAGCGATCACAGCCTTTGGCAAAGCCATTTCTCACACCCCCAAAAGAGCCAGACTATATTTTCAACGTGGCAAATCATTCAGGGGCAAGAGTGCATATGCACAGGCAATACAGGACTTCACCAAGGCCATCAGCCTGCAACAGAGATACCCATACGCATACCTGTTCAGAGGATTTGCCAAGGACGATCAGGGGAATGTCAAAGGTGCCATAAAGGACTATACCACGGCTATCAAACTCGACCCCGAGTTCGCTTGGGCCTACAACAGCAGAAGGTTGGCAAAATGCCGAAGCATGAGTATGCCGCAGCAATAA
- a CDS encoding response regulator → MSAQKILVVEDHRDTRELLKYNLVAAGFDVAAAEDGQLGLNLAAAFKPDIILLDLMMPGIDGLEACRQLKGDPTLARIPVIMLTAKGEEVDKIVGLELGADDYVVKPFSPRELILRIKAILRRYGAPEPDAPKLWEREGLKIDFEAHQISIDGEEASLTATEFKLLTVLISGAGKVQTRDNLLDTVWDTHFEGYSRTVDTHVRRLRQKLGPYANWIETIRGVGYRFKA, encoded by the coding sequence GTGTCAGCTCAGAAAATACTGGTGGTCGAAGATCACAGGGACACGCGCGAATTGCTCAAATACAATCTTGTCGCCGCGGGATTTGATGTTGCTGCAGCTGAAGACGGCCAGCTTGGACTCAACCTCGCTGCGGCTTTCAAGCCCGACATCATCCTGCTCGACCTCATGATGCCCGGCATCGATGGCCTGGAGGCGTGTCGGCAGCTCAAGGGTGATCCCACTCTGGCGCGCATTCCCGTAATCATGCTCACAGCCAAGGGCGAAGAAGTGGATAAGATCGTCGGGCTGGAACTCGGCGCAGATGATTATGTGGTCAAGCCCTTTTCCCCGCGAGAACTCATCCTGCGGATCAAGGCGATCCTCCGCCGCTATGGAGCCCCTGAACCGGATGCGCCGAAGCTCTGGGAACGCGAAGGACTCAAAATTGACTTCGAGGCCCATCAGATTTCCATAGACGGCGAAGAAGCGTCGCTCACGGCCACAGAGTTCAAACTGCTCACCGTACTCATCTCCGGCGCTGGCAAGGTCCAGACCCGCGACAACCTGCTTGATACTGTCTGGGACACCCATTTTGAAGGCTATTCACGCACGGTAGACACACATGTCAGGCGACTTCGCCAGAAACTCGGCCCGTACGCCAACTGGATAGAAACCATCCGCGGCGTCGGTTACAGATTCAAAGCTTAG
- a CDS encoding redox-sensing transcriptional repressor Rex, with protein sequence MKSEHIPKATIGRLAVYIQVLENLLRDGNEVISSEKLARACSVNSSQIRKDLAYFGEFGVRGVGYYVQELITSIKQSLGIDRLWKCALIGVGNMGSALLRHHDFEKRGFKICAAFDCDPDKIGLEFEGMEIVCPTHLKEQAPELNLEIGIIATPPDRAQRAANHLVDANIRGIINFAPSRINVPSHIPVEYVDFFDHLYAIAFQITLGND encoded by the coding sequence ATGAAAAGCGAACACATCCCTAAAGCGACTATCGGCAGACTGGCGGTCTATATCCAGGTGCTGGAGAATCTGCTGCGAGATGGCAACGAAGTTATCTCCTCAGAGAAACTTGCACGTGCGTGTTCGGTTAACTCTTCGCAGATCAGAAAAGATCTCGCCTATTTCGGTGAGTTTGGTGTCCGTGGTGTCGGCTACTATGTTCAGGAACTCATCACTTCCATCAAGCAGTCACTCGGCATCGACAGGCTCTGGAAATGCGCACTCATCGGCGTTGGCAACATGGGCAGTGCGCTGCTTCGCCATCACGACTTCGAGAAGCGCGGCTTCAAAATCTGTGCAGCCTTTGATTGTGACCCCGACAAGATCGGCCTCGAATTCGAAGGCATGGAAATTGTCTGTCCCACGCATCTCAAGGAGCAGGCTCCCGAGCTGAACCTTGAGATAGGCATCATCGCCACGCCGCCGGATCGCGCACAGCGCGCCGCCAATCACCTGGTGGACGCCAATATCCGAGGCATCATCAATTTCGCGCCGTCTCGTATCAATGTGCCCAGTCACATCCCTGTTGAGTACGTTGACTTCTTCGATCATCTCTACGCCATCGCATTTCAGATCACCCTCGGCAACGACTAG